cgaagccgggagtcgttgctgtcGACGTGAATTCGGCTCTTCCTGTATTTACGTGTATCTTTAGCcagcagcttcagtttggaTCGATGCTCTGGCTGTGGCCCGGCAGCTGACAGGTCGCTGGTGTCGTTCCCAGGACCGAGTCTCCAATGACCAGTTTGCTTCTCattgagtggagagaatctgtTTGAACCTTGAGCTGGTGGCGCATCGTGGGCTTTTTAAAGAGGGCAGCATGCCGCCTCCGGACCGTCACCCAGccgccctgggctcccggcagCACGGGACAAGTCCAGGGAATGCTAGCGGAGGCTACGCTAGGTAGCTCTGCggcggctaactacagctaacatAGGTCCTCACCTGCGGAGTCGGGCTTCTAAGTCGCTGAGCctctcgcctccatcgctaccAACACACTCCAAGTGTTACATGAAGCTCTACTGTGAAAGGAGGAGTCAGGGACCATCAGACACGCTTACCGTACCACGTCAGGCTGCTGGGGAATAACTTTAATTCAGAATTAGCAGGTTGTGATTTCACACTGTGACCACAAATAGGTGCTGTTGTTCATTGTAAGTGTTTTCtgtcaggatgaagaagatgatggagactatgtggaggaagaggaggacgaagaggacgGAGGTTTGTATTTATTCTTGTCACTTTTTATAGTTGTGTGAAGAACTGAGAAGTTCGAATACTGTTCATCCTCCCtggtttattttgtatattgtatttatttgaagaATAAGTTGATTCACTGAATGTTattgtttcattcatgtttatgttttattacaaCATTTTGGACCTAAATCTACATTACCACAGAAAAGGGAAGAGGTGTTTGCGCGTGtgaatgaacacagacacacacatgacaggcagctgctgtgtgtgtatattttaaataagtTGTATGATATTGTTTTCGTCAGATGGTGACGTCGCTGGTCTTcagggggagaagaggaagagggacgtggaggatgaagataatgatgacgacgatgatgatgatgatgatgaataaacccccccccccccccccccgccaggcGTCGcctcagacagagaggaaacagctgtGACAGATCGGCTTCAACATTAACATGTTTAACTTTTTACAGTGTAGTCAGTGCTGATATTATCAGCAGAGACTGtatgctgtaaaaaaaaacacagatcatCAGATGAAAAttgagcaacaacacaaactattTTTATTCTCGTGGACAGACTCTGGTGTCGGGTTCTGTTTCCTGATGCAGGAAGAAACCTTAGGTTAAAaaacatctttttcttttctggatTTTCTCAAGCAGAGGTCCAGCTGTGACCTCGGACTGTAAcatcgccccctgctgggcgGCGCCACTCGGTTGCCCCGTGTAAATACAAGTGACGTCGTACATGTTGCTTTCTGtggtttggattttatttttttattgtcgtcTGATCGTTGATGTAACcagatgtttttcattaaaactgATTTCTTCAGTCAAATATCGTCGAGTCGTCTACTTCAATAAGTCAATAATAATTTGTCAGATTCTTAAGTTTGTCAATTAACTAAGATTCAGGAGTTTTTCTTGAAgataaaattaattaattcagaTAAAAGAGATGAAGACAAACGAAAGAATTAATGACAATATGTTTTGCTGATCAACAGGCTAGAACCGTAACAAAATGTGaattaatgtaattaaaacTGATCGAGTTAGAATCAAACCTTTTCTTCTTGCGTCCAGTTGTTTAGGTTTAACTATAGCTGTTTAACTATTAGCAGGGtttcacacacaggaagtgaaacgTCTCAGTTCTTGTACATTTCGTTCTGAGCTTGATGACGTCATCATATCAAGCTATGATGTCATCATGTCCGGATGGATTCAGATCAGCTGCCTGATGATATAACTGATGAGAATCAGGGAAGAAGTTTATGGATCAAACTGTCGTTTTATTCAATCAAAGTTTCCATCTTACAAATTTACTTTATTCTGATAAAATCTAGGTTTCACCATCGGGCCTCTGATCATCATTTCAAAATCatgtcagaaaaaaacagatcagatgtgagaaacataaaatGAGTGATGACTCAGCAAGTTCTTACCCTTAAAGAGATTTTACTGACTTTGCCTCAGAACATTAATTAATTCATCTTGACCTGgtgtggtttgtttgtcagtgtctGTAAATAAGGTTTTTGTATTTGAGGACATTCATCTGATCTTTAACTGAGACCTGAAACAACCAGGACCAACAGAACCTGGTTCTTAAAGTGAGAGCTCATTGAGTCTCTAAGTGAATCTGAGCTGTTGGGACGTAAGTTTGTTTCCTTAGTGCGCTCTCTAAACTACGAGGTGGAAACTAACAGAGTTTACACGTCatgttctgctgctcctcccagTTCTTGTCTCCTCCGGGTTAAGTTGATTGtaatatgcaacttcaccactagatgtctaAAATATAATGTCACTAACTCCTTCATGTTGAACCTGTAACTTCATGTTACGGTCGTCCATTCAAAAGTCAGAACCTTCTCTGTGTGATGGAGACTTCGTCACATTTTGAGGAAATGGAATTCTGCGTACCGCCTGTTCTCCAGTTTCGTGTCCAGTTGCATAAAACTTCATCATCTTCTGAAATGAAGGAGACTTAGAATCTGAGGTTCTTCTTTTGGTCTAAATTGTGTTGGCACATTTTCCTTCCGTCCGATCAGGGAGGTCAGGTGAGTGGACGGAATCGTGACCTCAGCTGGATTTCTGCTCCTGGTCTTCTGGGAACGTTTCACATCACTGGACACTGAACCGTCTCCTTCTGACCCTGAATGTCTCTGGTCCAGACTGAACCGGTTTTGAACCAGACTGAGTCCCATCAGGTTCTGAGGTCTGGGTTCGGTTTCTTACTGACGGGGGAAGACGAGTCCAGTTCTCGATACAATGCCCTCAGCTCCTTGACCTCCTCCAGAACCTCGCGGGCCTGACGCCAGGCTGTCGCTGCCTCCTTCAGGAGTTTCTCTGCTTCGGCCGGCTCCTCCCCCTTCACCTCCCACTGCACTTCCGTCAGCAGCTGCTCCGTCCTCTGCAGCTTCTGGCCaatcagctcctgcagctggttGATCAGCGTCACGGTGGATGTTGACCTGGTCACAGTGTCTTTGTTTGAACCTTCAGTCTCTGAATGTGAAAGAATCTCGTCCATGGAGACGCAGCGACTCTTCCCCGTCGTCCTCCGACGCGCTGCTGGCTGAGGGGTTTGCTCCCACACCACTGCCACCTCACGTGGAAGGCTGTGGGATTTCCCAGAAGCCTCAGCGGCCCTGGTAGAAAGAGTGCCCTCAGTTTTGGACCTGGGACAGTCTGAAGTAAGGAGACATGTGTCCAGGTTGACCCTGAGCGCATCGCAAACGACTGCTCCCTTTGACGGAGCGTGTTCCTCCTGAATCAGGTCCAGAGTCAAAGTCCCATCCGACAACGAGGTGgaggcctggaggaggaggaagaggaggaagaggaggaggaagaggaggatcagTGATACAACATCTGGAAACACCTGGTTACACATGAGAGGAACGACCTCTGACATCATTGTGAAATGAAACTACGTCCGTCCAGATGAGACAGTTTGTAAGACAGCTGTAAATATCCTTGGTGGTCACAGTCTCAAACATCCaggattttacatttcattattcTGATTTGATGAAATGAGTGTAgagatatttcaaatatttgacGCTGAGGCTGTGGTACTAACCACGGCCAGCAGGTGGCCTCTGGTCGGCAGCCGGCGGTTGTGAGGAATCTTCACTCGATCCCGGGTCAGATGAGAAAGCTGCGAATCGTCGGTGGtgacctgaaacacaacacgTCAGCTGCAGTTCCTCTCACTACCACCAGGCGCTGCTGTGATCATCGTGTATCGAAGTGAATAAAAGACCTTAAACTATTCAAATCCAAGGTCAGTTTGATAATAATAGGAatgataatataattatataatattaatcaTATCATTTCTGTCATCAGACATGAGGTTTACTGGGTTTTCAAGAAGAGCCTCATGTTATAATCATTTATATAAGGATTGTTCTTGTTGTTTTACACTGATGTGAACTTGgatggaaaaaacaacatcgATGACATGAACGTTTCTTTCAGTCTGGAACACGACGGCTGAGAGAACCAGTATTGATCCGAGTATTGATCCGAGTATTGATTGGTGGAAACAGGCAAAGGTTTCCTGCCTGTGAGTCAGCAGAcgcacttcctgctgctgcaactAAATAAACACGGTGACAGGAAGTTTGTCAAATCAGTCGTGAGTGACATCCGACTAAATCTtctgaaaaaaaataagatttacGACTTCCAGcttcacaggagacacacaaactgtcaatAAAGACGACATGTCAGCTCCGTAAACTGAGGCCAAAGCGTCTggagcgccccctggtgtctggctgcagtatcgCTCATTAACCTCCTAAAGGTCAGCAGATGAGACATCGATCAAAGAATCAAAGATGGGCTGAGACGTTGGGATTgagagctgagactgactcaggatAGGTCGAGACCGTGTATGGGCGGGGCTGACTGAGGCTGATGTGGTTACCTCGTCCAGGATCCGGTTCTTTGCTCTGGTGATGCAGATGTTCAGGACGTTGATCCAGGACTCCTTCTCCTCGGGACTGACGGCCAGGAAGATCAGGTTCGGAGCCTGCAAGGCAAACAGGTCCTTATGGATATGAGTCAAACCAACATGACCTCTATGTCACCGTCATCACTGGGAGCTTCCAGCTGCAGATCAACATTAGCTTGTTGCTACGTTTCCACTGTTAACTCTCAATGTCTGTTGATGCTAACATGTTATCGCTACTTCCTTGGTAGCATGGTTAGCTTAGTATCTGCTAGGACGTTTTATTGGATTTATTCTAGATAACTTGTGTTAGCATGtctgtagagacagacagacagttacagacagacagttagtcagacagacacacacacagacagacagacagttacagacagagagacagacagttacagacagacagacatacagtaagtcagacagacagacacacagacagacagttacagacagacagttagTCAGACtgttacagacagacagttacagacagacagacagacagttacagacagacagacagttacagagcgacagacacacagacagttacacacagacagttacagacagacagacagactgttacagacagttacagacagacagacagttacagacagacagacagacagacacacagacagttacagacagacagactgttACAGACTGttacagacagttacagacatacagacagacagacagacacacagacagttacagacagacagactgttacagacagttacagacagacagacagacagacagacacacagacagttacagacagttacagacagacagacagactgttacagacagttacagacagacagacagacacacagacagttacagacagacagactgttacagacagttacagacagactCACCGTGTTGCCTGGCGAGCTGCAGCGCTGCAGTCGGAACTTGCTGTGACTCTTTTTGCTGCGACTCTTGTTCTTGCGGATTTCTTCACAGCGTTCGTAATCAGAAAGATCAAACAGCTCGTCAGCCCGACCCGGCTCCTTCACCTGCAccaagggtcagaggtcacaggtcaggtGACAGTGGGGGGGAGGAGCCTCTGTTCCCAGAGGCCTGTTCACTTGCTATCGGGATAAATCAGCATGGTAACTCATGTTGaacacacaatgacaacacAAATGACATGTGATGGAAACAGATGAGATTAAACTCAGATCTGCTCTGGTTCATGAGCAGCTTGACCATCGAAACAATCCCAGATGTTTCCCCAGCTGTTCTTCCTGCATTCAGCAGCTGGAACTGTCTCTTTTATTCtggatgtttgttttctcagattGTTATTGTTCAACAGTTTGATCCTCAGCTCTCGATTGGTCATATGCAGGAAACCCCGCCCCTTTTATGTGCACTGTACAGTATGAAAACCTGAGGTAACTTAACGAGTGGATACCCAGAGTCATGTGACAACTTGGGTAGCTAACTTGATTGTTAAGATCAGCTGGATAAACAGATCCTGGATCTGTTGAACCAACTTCATAGAACAGGACCATGAAGTCCCGCCCCCTCTCAGGTGACTTCATCACATCTCAACTTCAGTTCAGACCAACATCAACATGCAAATACAGTCGGACAccatttaaatagaaaaacaagtaattttcataatcacacacacacacacacacacacacacacacacacacacacacacacacacacacacacacacacacacacacacacacacacacacacacacacacacacacacacacacacacacattttcatttgtccCCAAAAGCTAAACTGCAGCTCATTAATCGTCATGGAAACAACATAAATTATTAACCAGCTTTAAACTGAGACTTCCTGGGAGAGAGGCCACACCCACTACTCACACACTGCCTGTAtcctcaatcaatcaatgttcAATAATCAGAGTTCAGCCCCTTACATAACGGGTCTAACCTCTGACCTTTTTAtccatggagggggggggggggctgccttAATTCTGGAGTTTCGGGGGTTAACAGAGTaagagcagaatccaatacagcTGATCAACTGGTTTCATACTTCATACTTAATACAcctgctcctgtgatgtcaccAAGTGTACGGAAGCcttgacattcatattcaactggAACCGAGTTAATTT
The DNA window shown above is from Platichthys flesus chromosome 11, fPlaFle2.1, whole genome shotgun sequence and carries:
- the plekho1b gene encoding pleckstrin homology domain-containing family O member 1b, with translation MKKNCSGKRGPQDSALQNLQPDKVGWIRKFCGRGIFREIWKNRFVVVRGDQLFICEKEVKEPGRADELFDLSDYERCEEIRKNKSRSKKSHSKFRLQRCSSPGNTAPNLIFLAVSPEEKESWINVLNICITRAKNRILDEVTTDDSQLSHLTRDRVKIPHNRRLPTRGHLLAVASTSLSDGTLTLDLIQEEHAPSKGAVVCDALRVNLDTCLLTSDCPRSKTEGTLSTRAAEASGKSHSLPREVAVVWEQTPQPAARRRTTGKSRCVSMDEILSHSETEGSNKDTVTRSTSTVTLINQLQELIGQKLQRTEQLLTEVQWEVKGEEPAEAEKLLKEAATAWRQAREVLEEVKELRALYRELDSSSPVSKKPNPDLRT